The Oreochromis niloticus isolate F11D_XX linkage group LG13, O_niloticus_UMD_NMBU, whole genome shotgun sequence genome has a window encoding:
- the LOC106096524 gene encoding deleted in malignant brain tumors 1 protein, with protein sequence MWTQQTNFFLLATVSYVSAAADGQIRLAGSGSTRCSGRVEIYHRGSWGTVCDDAWDLKDAAVVCRQLDCGTALSAPTDAHFGEGTGPIWLHYLVCAGTETSLRKCDHGGFRQQDCGHHEDAGVICLGVRLAGSTLCSGRVEIYHRNSWRTVSDDGWDFTDAQVLCNELDCGTPVNVTHFGEGSGEIWFDNVTCSGNETSLTECRRSEIKSSRLHKYAGVICSVPLQQPSISLTSPNGGLVWGPEGAAITKGSSFVFSCSINSRYTPGCFRLFFSGVNLTEPAVNHSASFTFPAAEYEHQGSYSCVYELLLPSRTFTSAESAPIRLIITFPWWLLVVSAVPGILVLLLVLLVVCLVLWRRRRARRFDPNVLIQRAVTTRYGCDGIGEEEDEEEEKHYVNVEHVETENKYAEQAEGVEEEVTDADYEEIQDKDKSCDDENNYVHVIEACAEEAVDVYGGEQIYQNF encoded by the exons ATGTGGACACAGCAGACAAACTTCTTCTTGTTGGCCACAG TCTCTTATGTGTCAGCTGCTGCAG ATGGTCAGATCAGATTAGCTGGGTCTGGGTCGACTCGCTGCTCTGGAAGAGTTGAAATCTATCACCGTGGCtcctggggaacagtctgtgatgatgccTGGGACTTAAAAGATGCTGCGGTGGTCTGCAGACAGTTAGACTGTGGAACAGCACTGAGTGCCCCTACAGATGCTCACTTTGGTGAAGGAACTGGGCCGATCTGGCTTCATTATTTGGTCTGTGCAGGAACCGAAACGTCGCTACGTAAGTGCGATCATGGAGGATTTCGGCAACAAGACTGTGGACATCATGAGGATGCTGGTGTCATCTGTTTAG GGGTCAGGCTAGCTGGGTCGACTCTGTGTTCTGGAAGAGTTGAAATCTACCACAGAAACTCGTGGAGAACAGTCTCtgatgatggctgggacttCACTGACGCTCAGGTGCTCTGTAATGAGCTGGACTGTGGAACGCCAGTTAATGTCACGCACTTTGGTGAAGGATCCGGAGAAATCTGGTTTGATAATGTGAcgtgttcaggaaatgaaacaTCTCTAACTGAGTGCAGAAGATCTGAGATAAAAAGCAGCAGACTCCATAAATATGCTGGTGTTATCTGTTCAG TTCCTCTGCAGCAGCCCAGCATCTCCCTGACGTCTCCTAATGGAGGACTGGTCTGGGGTCCTGAAGGTGCAGCGATCACCAAGGGCTCCAGCTTTGTCTTCAGCTGCTCCATTAACTCCAGATATACTCCAGGCTGTTTCAGGCTCTTCTTCTCTGGTGTGAACCTCACAGAGCCTGCAGTCAACCACTCAGCCAGCTTTACTTTCCCTGCAGCTGAGTATGAACACCAGGGCAGCTACAGCTGTGTGTATGAGTTACTGCTGCCATCAAGGACATTCACTTCTGCTGAGTCAGCACCAATTCGTCTCATCATCACAT TTCCTTggtggctgctggtggtgtcaGCAGTTCCTGGCATCCTGGTGCTCCTGCTGGTCCTGTTGGTGGTCTGTCTGGTGCTCTGGAGAAGACGACGAGCCAGGCGGTTTGATCCCAACGTCCTGATCCAAA GGGCTGTTACAACCAGATATGGGTGTGATGGCATAGGGGAagaagaggacgaggaggaagagaagcacTATGTAAATGTTGAACACGTGgagactgaaaataaatatgcagAGCAAGCAGAAGGAGTGGAAGAGGAGGTGACTGACGCTGATTATGAGGAAATACAGGATAAAGATAAAAGCTGTGATGATGAAAATAACTATGTACATGTAATAGAGGCTTGTGCTGAAGAAGCTGTGGACGTTTATGGAGGAGAGCAAATTTACCAAAACTTTTAG
- the LOC102081188 gene encoding uncharacterized protein LOC102081188 has translation MWTQHTNFFLLATVSYVSAAADGQIRLAGSGSTRCSGRVEIYHNDSWGTICDDDWDLKDAEVVCRQLDCGTALSATKNAHFGAGTGPIWLHHVGCDGSESSLSECDLNRSQPSCGHSEDAGVLCSESLQRPSISLRYDGGSVQGPKSAEITGGSSFGFTCSITSSYTPGRFMLIFSGSNQKYTKPAVRNSARFSFPAAEYEHRGSYSCVYEINVSMKEFQSSESPPIHVIITFPLQQPSISLTSPNGGLVWGPAVTEVTGGSSIDFICTIQTRYTPGRFRLFFSGSNQKHTEPAVRNSASFTFPAAEYEHQGSYSCVYELLLPSRTFTSAESAPIRLIITFPLQQPSISLTSPNRGLVWGPEGAEITKGSSFVFSCSINSRYTPGCFRLFFSGVNLTEPAVNHSASFSFPAAEYEH, from the exons ATGTGGACACAGCACACAAACTTCTTCTTGTTGGCCACAG TCTCTTATGTGTCAGCTGCTGCAG ATGGTCAGATCAGATTAGCTGGGTCTGGGTCGACTCGCTGCTCTGGAAGAGTTGAAATCTATCACAACGACTCCTGGGGAACAATCTGTGATGATGACTGGGACTTAAAAGATGCTGAGGTGGTCTGCAGACAGTTAGACTGTGGAACAGCACTGAGTGCCACTAAAAATGCtcactttggtgcaggaactgggcCGATCTGGCTTCATCATGTAGGCTGTGACGGAAGTGAAAGTTCTCTAAGTGAGTGTGATCTCAACAGATCTCAGCCCTCCTGTGGACACAGTGAGGATGCTGGTGTCCTCTGTTCAG AGTCACTGCAGCGGCCCAGCATCTCCCTGAGATATGATGGAGGATCGGTGCAGGGACCCAAAAGTGCAGAGATCACAGGAGGCTCCAGTTTTGGCTTTACCTGCTCCATTACATCCAGCTATACTCCAGGCCGTTTCATGCTCATCTTCTCTGGATCCAACCAAAAGTACACAAAGCCTGCTGTCAGAAACTCAGCCAGGTTTAGTTTCCCTGCAGCTGAGTATGAACACCGGGGCAGCTACAGCTGTGTGTATGAGATAAATGTGTCAATGAAGGAATTCCAGTCATCTGAGTCGCCACCAATTCATGTCATCATCACAT TTCCTCTGCAGCAGCCCAGCATCTCCCTGACATCTCCTAATGGAGGACTGGTCTGGGGACCTGCAGTTACAGAAGTCACAGGGGGCTCCAGCATAGACTTTATCTGCACCATTCAAACCAGATATACTCCAGGCCGTTTCAGACtcttcttctctggatcaaaccAAAAGCACACAGAGCCTGCTGTCAGAAACTCAGCCAGCTTTACTTTCCCTGCAGCTGAGTATGAACACCAGGGCAGCTACAGCTGTGTGTATGAGTTACTGCTGCCATCAAGGACATTCACTTCTGCTGAGTCAGCACCAATTCGTCTCATCATCACAT TTCCTCTGCAGCAGCCCAGCATCTCTCTGACGTCTCCTAATAGAGGACTGGTCTGGGGTCCTGAAGGTGCAGAGATCACCAAGGGCTCCAGCTTTGTCTTCAGCTGCTCCATTAACTCCAGATATACTCCAGGCTGTTTCAGGCTCTTCTTCTCTGGTGTGAACCTCACAGAGCCTGCAGTCAACCACTCAGCCAGCTTTAGTTTCCCTGCAGCTGAGTATGAACACTAG